The window GAGAAGAGAGTTTGGCAAACCATTGTCTTGATGCTTGCTTAAGCCTATAAAGGGACTTATTGAGTCTGCACACAAGAGGAGACCCAGAAGGAGCATTGGCAGGATCAGAAACAGATAACCCAAGGGGGACTTTCATATAAACTTCTTCTGAAAGATCCCCATGTAAGAAGGAATTGTTTACATCAAGTTGGTAAATAATCCAAGACCTTTTGGCTGCAATAGCAATGAGGCACTTGATAGTAATGAATTTGATAAAAGGAGAGAAAGTTTCATTGTAGTTAATTCCAGCTGTTTGAGTATCACCTCTAATGATAAGCCTGGCGTTATATCTTTCAGTGCTACCATcagatttttatttaattttgtagACCTATTTGCATGGAATGGCTTTCTTTCCAGGAGGAAGGAGAATAATGTCCCAAGTCAGATTAGCCTCAAGGGCTTGAAACTCCTTGAGCATAGCTTCCTTCCAGGCAAGATTTGATATAGCATATTGATAATGTTGAGATTCTTGCATATATGTTGGGAACTGGATGAAGGAACTGGATAGGGTAAAGAAGGGACCAAGTGTGGAGCAGAGTTGCACACATAATCCTTCAAATGCACTGGAGGATTAGAAGGCCTAGAAGATCTTCTAAGAGGAGGCAGGGAAGAAGGAGAGGGTAAAGGAGGAATAATGGGTGAAGCCAGAACAGGGAAAGTAGGAGAGGAAGCAAAAGTACTGGGTGAAGAATGAGAAGGAAAAGATAAGGAAGTGGCATCAAAAGATTCAGATGAAGGTTGATAGGAAGTAGGAAAATACACCGAAGGAGAAGAGTTGGAGGGAAAAATGTTCTCAACAAAAGAGACATCTTTGGAATAGAAAATGGATTTGGTATATAGGTGGAGCAGTTTATATCCCTTCTTCCCAAAGGTatatcccataaatatgcaaggGACAACTCTGGGCTATAACTTATCCCTGTGAGGAACGGGAACATAAGCATAGGTCAAACAACCAAAAGATCTAAGATATAAGAGGGAGGTTGACCATTTAACACTTTATATGGAGTTTTATTGGAAATAACAGTAGATGGAAATTTGTTAACTAGGTAAGTGGTTGTAATAATGCACTCCCCCCAATATTCGGTGGGCAGTTTAGACTGAAACAAGAGGGCTCTAGCAGTTTCCAATAAGTGCTTGTACTTCCTTACACACCATTTTATTATGGAGTGTGTGAGCAAGTAGTTTAGTGATAAACCCCAATGGAAGAAAGGTATTCAGCATAGGAAGTACAAGATCCTAGTTCAAAAGCATTATCAGTTCTTATAGTCTGGACAGTGGTACCATAGTGAGTGGAGACCATGTTTATGAAAGCCTTGATAAGagaaaagatatttattttacaTGAAAGTAAATGAGTCCAGGTTACCTTATTATAGTCATCTACAAtggttaaaaaatatttaaaactatTGTAGGTAACAATATGGTAGGGTCCCTATAGGTTAATGTGAACTAGTTGGAAAATTCTGGAAGAATGAGTGGTGCTATCAGGAAAAGGAGTTCTCTGTTGTCTTGCCATGGGACATATTGGACAAGTAAAAGATTGTTTTGCTGAAAATTTAGAAGGCAAATGTCAGATAGAAACCATTTTCACAAAAGGAATGTGACACATTCGTTGATGCCACAAAACATCATTTTTATTAATAGTTGTAGAATTACATGAGGTCGGAAACACAGAAGATGGAGAAACATCATTAACACTAATATGTAAAGAACATACACTAGGTGACACATCATTATTTGAAACATTTAGAGAAACTGATGGAAAAGCAGAAGCAATAGGTACTATAGTAGTTACTGATTGATCAAAAGGCAAAGGGACAATAATAGATGCAGTAGAAGGCATGTGAAGAATGTAGAGACCATGATCCACTTTACCAATTTCCAATGACCTCTTCAGAGAAGGACCCTGTAGGAAAAGAGATACAGTAGTAAGAATAACATAACAATTGATATGAGTAAGGAGTTGATGTATAGAAATCAAATTGAACTGAAAGGAAGGCACTAATAAGACATTGGTTAAAATGATAGTAGAAGACAGTGAAAGAGAACCAATGGATGTGACTTTAACCTTGTAATCATTAGGCAATTTTATGAGAGAAGGTGTCAACAGAGGTTGAATATTGTGCAATAGGTATTTATGTGGTGTCATGTGATTAGTGGTACCAGAATCCAAAATCCAAGAAACTAAATCTATTTTAGAAGCTTTGCATGCAAAAGAACCATCTTTATTAAAAACAGTATTGTTGACCATACCTGCAAAGTCGGCATAAACAGTTGAGGATGAATGCTGTGGATGAGAAGTGAGTTGTGCCGGTTAGAAAAGGGATAAGAGGTGAGCATACTGTTACTTTGAGAACCCATGTGGAGAGACATTAGCATTCTGTGTGTCAGGAGCCATGGAAGTCTCAGAAGATGTCTCCTATTGTGCACAAGCAACAACTTTCCTTTCATGTGGAGGTCTatttttgaagaatttgaaatttgtaGGAAACCCATGGAGCTTGTAACATTTGTTCACTGTATGTCTAGTCTTCTTACAATACTTGCAAGATATTAAGGATTTCTTAGGATCAAAATTAACTCGTTGAGTATAATTTCTAGGGTTGTTTTATTGTGGAGGTGCATGAGCAGATTGTGAGTTGGCAAGAAAAGAAGCTGAATTAGAAGAAAATATTAGAGCATTAGATTTTATCCCTAATCAGTAGAGAATAtgcctttccaacatatggtacaAGACTCATCATTGGAATGTTACTTCGAACAGTAAAATATGTATCATTTAACCTAGAAAGAAATTGAATGAGCTATTGGCCGTCAATAAACTCAGGAAGAGCACCACATGTGCATGGTCTGCCAAACGTTCTAGTACCAAGCTTATCCCAGTAACCTTTCAACCTTGTGAAATAGGTAGCTATGTCAGAAGACCCTTAAGTAGTGGCAGCTATAGCCCTTTGAAAACTATAGTATTGAGAAGTGTTGGCAACTCCATAACGCTCTTCTAGGTTATCCCAAGCTTCCTTGGCTGTTTTGTAATAGAGGATAATTTTAGATCTTTCCTTGGAAAGGGCATTCATAATCCAATCTTTCACCATATTGTTACACCTATCCCACTAAGGGTAAAGCCTAGAATTGGAGTCAAGTTTGGTGAAAGACCCATTTATGAGTTGGAGTTTATTATTTACCGAAAGAGATATGATCATTCCCTCTCTCGATTCACCATATCCTATTCCAGCGAATAGGACTGAAACCAATACTGTCCCTGGAGTATCTGAGGGGTGAAGGTACATGGGATGGAAATGATCAACACTAGGGTTAGGACTAATTTCTGGAGTCTCAGATGAAGTGGGAAGGGAAGAATCAACAGCCATAGTTATTTCAAATCAAAGAGGATGCAAATGAACAATCGAAATTGTATGAAATTGTACCAGAAACAATGCAAATTAACAAAGTATAGATAAATACCACCAAATATGAGAAAGCAAATCCTAGATTGTAGGAAAATCGCGGAAGACCAGCAACCAATGAATCGCTACCTCAATCGTCTATACAAACTCCAAATTTGTGGCTGAACTTGTTCAATCACTAAGGAATCAACATCGATAACCAAAACGCGAAGACCACGAAGAATCACCGAAGTGAAAGTtgatcaaaataaaaaattgaaccGATAGAATCATATAAAATGATGAAACCAACCAcgtttgctctgataccatgtgagattTGCAAATGAAAAGAGAGAAATTGAAGGATTTCAGTTTGACGAACCCTAGAATgtttgagagagagagaaataTCTGAGAAGAAATATGAGCTTCATCCATTATTAAAAATGTGTCTGTACAAGTGTAATACCGAGTCCTTATTAAAAAAGAATACAACCAAATAAATAGTGGGCCTTTACATATTGGGATTGCTACTATGTTGGGACTTCAACAAGTCTATCAATTGGGCCATCTATGCTAACACCCCCCCTCAAGATTTGGGGTGAGAGAACTCCCAGCTTGCCTAGGAGAAGATTGTGTGGAACACTAGACAAGGATTTGGTAAAAATATCGGGCAGTTGAGATGAAGAGGATATGAAATAAAGAGAAATCAAACCATCTCAAGCTTCTTCCGCATAAAATGACAATTAAATTCAGGGAAAGGGTTGCGTGATTTTGAGGTAAAGCAGTACGCGAAATTGATTCTCTTGGGGCTTAGTGATATTCACGGGAGAGGTTTCGTTCACCTTGATATTAAACCGGATAACATTCGCGAAGTTGCCAAAATTGCTGATTTTGGGTTCGCGAAGAAGGTTGGAGTGAGGAGTCAGAAAAGAAAGCATGGACTCAAAGGAACACCTATGTATATGGCGCCAGAATCAGTTTTTGATAACGGGTACGGACCTGAAGCTGATATTTGGGCTTTCGGATGCACTGTCTTTGAGATGGTTACAGGGAAGACAATGTGGGATTGCAGTGAAGCTGACAACGTTGTTTATATTTTGTGCAAAATTGGAATGGGATCACCGGATTTACAGAACAAAAGATTGTCAAAAGAGGCTGAAGATTTTCTGAAAAAGTGTCTTGTTAAGGAGCCGAGATCGCGATGGAGTGCTGATATGCTATTAAAGCATCCATTTCTTTCATCCGATGATAATGTTGTTGTTCGTGAGCAGACAAGGAAAAAGAAACTCAACCCGTTTTTGTTTCTTCGACATCTGTGCTGGTGAAAGTGATCCTTTGATTGACGATTTCTGCAACGGAGATGGATAAGGTAAAACCAATGAAGTTGTTGAATTGCAGATCCAACAAAAGAAGAAAGCTACTATAAGGATGTTGATTATTAGTTTTGATTAGAATGAGTATACAAATATAAAGAATTATAGTAATGTAAAGAACTACGTTAGGGCTTGATCCTCATAGAAGCTTAGCCCGGGGTACGTAGGCAACCTGTGAGAAAACGAGAGATCAGGTGCAGCCCCTTGTattaaacaaaaataattttgtgTTTATATTTTCTGGAGTATTGTACAATCTGTATAAAAAGGCAGATTTTTGCTAACAATGAGTACATTTTTATTTTAACGTATCTTGcagatttatatatatgttgtatCATATATATATTAGAGTAAGAACAGATAACATAACACGCTTCCTTTGTATGTAAAATTAAACACAATGTTTGCTAAAGGGCGGGCGTGCTCCACTGAAAGGAGAGGAAAGCTTCTTCATTTTCGTCACTGGCGCGGACTCCGTGATCTCTGGGTCGCGAAGGTTCCTTTCTTCCTCCGCCTCTTAAGATCCGCTCTCTCTATGATTTGATCCTTCACATATTGGTCCAGTTCTTTCTTCAAGAAGAAAAAAGATCAGGTTACACTTATGGCTCAACGATTGCAAACTAGGGTTAATGCCCGGTCATATTCATGGAAACATTGGTGACGATTCAATTAGCTGCTTGTTTAATTTGATCGGATATTAGAATCGAAAACAATAATGCCCCTTTTATACGCTTATCTTCTATATTCATGGCTGCCATAAAAATCATAATACTGTTTAATTTTATGGGTTATTGAATGGTATTTGGTGTTATTCTTGTTGGGGTGATAGCGTGAGGGTGGTGATGAGTTTGTGATGATAGCGGAAGAGTGCCGGTGACTATGCCTTGATTGGAGAAGAAGAAAGTGGGCCCCACATGATAAAAATAAAGCAAAAATATAATTTTACGAGCTTTCACGCATCCAAAGTTGTGTGAAAATCAATCATTTTGCCATGTTAGCTTGGGGTGTCCACGAAACACATTTGTGCCAAGTAGAAATATATCTACTTGATCATTGAGTTAGCTGGAGTGTGAGGTAGACATTTGAAGATAATTTTAAGTGTCTCTTTATATATTTTGCCAGAAAAATAGAAAGTCGAGGGTTATCATTATATTTAGTATAAAATAAGCATTTTTAAAATTTGATTAAAGGGAGAAAGTGTTTGTTTATCACCAAAGTTATAGATTAGAAAAACGACATATTTTTTGTTTATCGTTTCTTTTGACAAGGTAGAATACCTTTATCACCAAACAACTCCCACGCATATTCTCATGAGAGCTAGAACAAAGAATACTTGAATGGATTATTTACTTCATCTTGTCAATCTTCCAATTTTGGGAAAATTTCACATAAGAACAATTGGGCTCCCTACTTTTCAATTTTGTTGCCCATAtttcaatttacaaccaactattCCAAAAATAATGGGCTAAGATTCAACATCCAACTCCAATAGGTTCTcaaaattactttttaatttttaaaaaggaTTGCTCAAGCTTTTATGTTAATTTTTTAATCAGTAACTGTGACTCAAATATTAGTTCAACAAACCAAATTCATTTGGGTggtgaaaattagatttttaacaaGCTTAAATATGTGAGTTTAAATTCCGaatttgattttgtgagaaatttggagtgggtgttatttagacttgttataaatagtataaggaggttgtatataaaatttgaagtcatttaataGAGATTTGGACTAGTTTTGAACAAGAAATGCAATTGAAAATCATGGAAGAAGTTCGTCTATAGACGCTTGTATAAAtgtgtataatagtgtataagatgtgtttatacactcatatacactattatacataattatacaaaaaattgacttcgtcttcttccttgcatattttttgaaatttaactcaaatattgctcaaatctactccaaatcacttcaaatttaaattttgaacttcttttgacattttcaatcaattggaacaacacccaatccaaacaactaacaaactcaaaaaatcatattttcgAAAGCAAAGCTTTGAATGGCCTTTAATGATGGACTTCTactcttcaattttcttacattgcaacCCGGTGACACAACGAGGGAAGCAGAAAATACATGGCCCCTTGAAGCATATGTAGAAGAtgtgagaagaagagagagagTGAAAGCAATGATTGTGAAAACACAGATTTAACTCCATAGCTTTTAGAAGCAATGGTTATAAGAACACAGATTTTGAATTTGCTAGTGCTTTCAAAATATGTACAATATGGGCTAGGTCGGGTAAAACTTAAAAACATGGGCCATTTTTTGTTATGGTGTGAAGTCACGTGTATTTTCTCGTAATTCTTTCTCCAATTTATGCTTGAGACTTGACccaatttgttttatttttgcaTAATTAACTAAATGAGAGAAAAATTCATATGGTACATTAAACCATGTCTTTCAATAGTGAAAAATAGGCCTAACATATAAAGGTATGTCCGGTCTGTCCGGAAAATAGTATTTCTCAACTATCAATCGACATGACAATGATGCATATTTGATAAAGCTTTTGGCGCCACAGAAATCGGACAAAAAAAATAGAACTTTCACTAGATTCAACGTAAGTCCCTTCTGaatagaaaaaatatatataattcatgTCCTTTTATCCTTTGTTTGGGACGTACTAGCAAACAAAGGTATTCACAACACATGTGGCAAAGCAACACGGTATACCCAGCATATTTCTTTTGCACGTACTAGCTTACACTTCTCAAATTAAAGTACAATATATATTTGCGAATCACTTAATTTATGATATGAATGTCCAATCATTTCATGTGCAACCACTTGCCCAAGCAATCACCAAATTTGGAGAATGAGACGTAAGAATAAACCATAATGGAAAGAATAGACGCAAGTGCTCAACAATAATACAGGCCATAAGTTGCATATGCCACAATTGCTATTTATAAATCGCATTTGTGAATTGCaacttataaatcgcatttgtCAAATGTATTCTCCAGTTACGAGGTATAAGTTGCATTTGTCAATTGCATCAATCGATTCCAATTATAGGGCACAGTTAGCAATTGCATTTATAAGTCTCCGAACTGCGATATATAGATGTATAGGTATCATGATTATTCATGAGTTGCATTACTTATTCGCGATTTTAATTTTTTGGTGTGGCTTTGGGATTAAGACCTGGGGCGGACCCACGTGGTGCTAAGCGGGTTCAATCGACCCCGCTTCataaaaaaataatactaatatatatgtataaaatgTGACTAAAGCAGcgtaaatattatataaaaattataattgaacccacttgacaaaaGCTTTTGCTCTTGCAAAAGTGGTCAGAAAAGAAGAAATAAACCATAATGATAGCAGCATATCCTAATATAACTATCTTTGcaatcaaataaaattattttcctcgtttatattttgtagttttctttattttactttataGTGTATTGCACGTGGCATTCAAATAACTGGCTTGATCCCGTTAGGAGATTAGTTTGGGGGTACTGAGGCAATAAATTTGTAttcgaaaaaaataataaaacggGAGCTTTGGAACAAAGGTAAAGTTGtatccgtgtgacctataggtcattgGTTCGAGCCATGGAAATAACCACTAATGTATCTATTAGGGTAGGTTGTCTACATCATATCCCTTTGGGTACGACCTTTTCCCGAACCCTGCGTGAACATAGAATACCTTGTGCACCAGactggctttttttttttttttggaaaaaaaaatagatttgCATTAATCAGCTTCTTCTCCATGatctctttttgtttttcttcttcttcttttcttcttcttcttattcttcttcttcttcttcttcttcttttgttgtTACTAAATTCTTAGGTTTATGAATGTCCAATGTATGTCCTGACAGTTGGTTGGTTAATACCTTCCTAAGTCGCTAGGATTATAAGTCGCAATTCTCAATTGCGACCTATAAGTCGCATTAGGAGATTGCGGCGTATAAGTCTCAATTGGAAATTGCATTTATAGTACCCGAATTGCGATATATCGTGATTATTAATGAGTGGCATTTTTTGATTGCGCTTTATGAGTCACATTACCTAATCGCTATTTTAATTTTTGGTATCGCACTACTTCTAGCTAAATGCGCTTTGGGATTAAGATTTGCTCAATGTTTAACGCTAGCAATTGAAACTTAACTGTTATCCTTTATCCTGTTTAGGAGCTCAAGTTTTATCGCTCACTTACATTgatattgtttacccttaaaaacggataacaattgaatttatatgagGTTTTAAGAATATGTGAATTAATTCAATTCAAGTGATTAATAACATTagattaagaaaataaaaaacgtAATAAATGGTCAAACCAATGATAAGAGTGATCCCGATCTCTGTTAATGGCTCAACGAGGAACCTGCCTTCGGTTCTGAGCTTGCACTTATGaggaacttatgaacaaaaataagaactttgaataacttttagaaACATAAAGAATAGGAGTAAATTGCCTTggtatgcatgttacaatgtatTCTATGAATAATAAGcttttccctttatatagtaggtgaGTTTTACCCTacgtacaattctaagaaaggtaaaaatctttcgttttgctaatcactgattttctaCCGATACGGGCCGAGGTACACTCCGTGATATCCAGTTGGTCACGGAAATTACGGacctttgttagtcgtgtgcaactGTTTGGTACTTCTCTCCAAAGTCTTGAGGCTCGAACCGGACCCGGAGGACGTGGTCCCGATGCTCCCGAGGGCAGTTGTTTTGCTCGAGCCCCGATATGAGGGGCTCCTCGCTCTGACTTCGATTCCTTACGGTCACGTTCCTTGTCCGTTTGCCTCACTGGGAAACCGGGGTACTCATTggactcggttttacccgtatacagataatcCCCTTGTTTCTTAGAGAGTAGGCTTGCCGAAATGATGAAAAACGACAGATGActccggttccttccttcgtacgttagGACGAGGGAGCCGAACCGTCCCGTCAGTCGCATCGTTCTGATTTCGGACACGTGTCACTCATCGGCAGGTTGCCCCAAATGCGCAGCGTTAGCTgtttccctataaaagcttccttcctttgttctttttctactttttgaCTAAATTACTACCTTCGAGCTTTCCAGTCATCATCAAACCTTCTTCAAAACTTCATATATTCATCCTTGTTCTTCAATTTCCATAGTAATCTCCagattttttcccaaattttcttcaaatcttcatattgtgttcttcatcttcaaaacccatttttccaaaattttgcattctttcttcaaattttcaaacactCCCCTAGATGACAATGGCCAAACCATCAAAAACTGTTCCTCAAAaggttacctcttcatcttctcaACTGCCAGTTGGTACTGAAGCGGTTGCCCCTGAAGTGGTCGCCCTCGATACGGCTTCCCTTGTTGTGGTTGCTAACGAACCGGCTGCCAAGCCTTCCTTGAAAGCGTTCATTCCCGGGGGATGCTCAATTGCATATGACTTTAAAGTCGAGAAGCCTTCATGCAAACAGGACCAGGGTGAAGGAGTTTCGAGGT is drawn from Nicotiana tomentosiformis chromosome 12, ASM39032v3, whole genome shotgun sequence and contains these coding sequences:
- the LOC104118021 gene encoding mitogen-activated protein kinase kinase kinase 20, whose amino-acid sequence is MAPESVFDNGYGPEADIWAFGCTVFEMVTGKTMWDCSEADNVVYILCKIGMGSPDLQNKRLSKEAEDFLKKCLVKEPRSRWSADMLLKHPFLSSDDNVVVREQTRKKKLNPFLFLRHLCW